A portion of the Stigmatella aurantiaca DW4/3-1 genome contains these proteins:
- a CDS encoding M16 family metallopeptidase → MSFTPHRDVLPSGLRVVTIETPHLHTALLSVYVRTGSRHETPQNNGVSHFLEHLFFRGSDGWPDTVRMNAAVEEVGGNLNGVTTRDHGYYYTPLHPDHMAVGMNIIGDMLTRPRLTDMEVERQIILEEMLDEVDDKGRDIDIDNLSKRLLFSNHPLALKIAGTRESVSRLTHAQVLEHFARHYVAGNIVVTAAGRVRHSEVITLAERAFARLPEGPATTEEMPLHTPPGPRLHFVTHDESQTEFRLNFRIVPEHHEDFPALQILRRVLDDGLSSRLPFEIVEKRGLAYSLSASMDAFHDAGVFEIDAACAPEKSSLVVEEVLRVLGTLCTDLVSDEELTRAKRRHRMLLEFAQDSPGELAGWFGGTELFRKPESFNRRADMVDAQTAQHVREVARHYFARENLTVVAVGQRKGSQALQRVVQDAQALPTAASSTLTGRRAG, encoded by the coding sequence ATGAGCTTTACACCCCATCGGGACGTGCTGCCCTCCGGGCTCCGCGTCGTCACCATCGAGACGCCCCACCTGCACACCGCGTTGCTCTCCGTGTACGTGCGGACGGGCAGCCGCCACGAGACGCCTCAGAACAACGGCGTCAGCCACTTCCTGGAGCACCTCTTCTTCCGGGGCAGCGATGGCTGGCCGGACACGGTGCGGATGAACGCCGCCGTCGAAGAGGTGGGCGGCAACCTCAATGGCGTCACCACCCGGGACCACGGCTACTACTACACGCCCCTCCATCCAGACCACATGGCCGTGGGCATGAACATCATCGGGGACATGCTCACCCGCCCCCGCCTCACGGACATGGAGGTGGAGCGGCAGATCATCCTCGAGGAGATGCTGGACGAGGTGGACGACAAGGGCCGGGACATCGACATCGACAACCTGTCCAAGCGCCTGCTCTTCTCGAACCACCCCCTGGCGCTGAAGATCGCGGGCACGCGCGAGTCCGTCTCCCGGCTGACCCACGCGCAGGTGCTCGAGCACTTCGCCCGCCACTATGTCGCCGGCAACATCGTGGTGACGGCGGCCGGCCGGGTGAGGCACTCCGAGGTGATAACCCTGGCCGAGCGCGCCTTCGCCCGCCTGCCCGAGGGCCCCGCGACCACCGAGGAGATGCCGCTGCACACCCCGCCGGGCCCGCGCCTGCACTTCGTCACCCACGACGAGTCCCAGACCGAGTTCCGGCTCAACTTCCGCATCGTGCCGGAGCACCACGAGGACTTCCCCGCCCTCCAGATCCTCCGCCGGGTGCTGGACGATGGCTTGTCCTCGCGCCTGCCCTTCGAGATCGTCGAGAAGCGCGGCCTGGCCTACTCCCTCAGCGCCTCGATGGATGCCTTCCACGACGCGGGCGTGTTCGAGATCGACGCGGCCTGCGCCCCGGAGAAGTCCTCGCTCGTGGTGGAAGAGGTGCTTCGGGTGCTCGGCACGCTGTGCACGGACCTCGTCTCCGACGAGGAGCTGACACGCGCCAAGCGCCGGCACCGGATGCTGCTGGAGTTCGCCCAGGACTCGCCCGGCGAGCTGGCCGGCTGGTTCGGCGGCACGGAGCTCTTCCGCAAGCCCGAGTCCTTCAACCGCCGGGCGGACATGGTGGACGCGCAGACCGCGCAGCACGTGCGCGAGGTGGCACGGCACTACTTCGCCCGGGAGAACCTCACCGTGGTGGCGGTGGGCCAGCGCAAGGGCTCCCAGGCCCTCCAGCGCGTGGTGCAGGACGCGCAGGCGCTGCCCACGGCCGCCTCCTCCACGCTCACCGGCCGCCGCGCAGGATGA
- a CDS encoding tetratricopeptide repeat protein → MAAVHSRAESYEQKLADGRTALAAHQPERASRSFREAANLRSEAVEPLLLLAEAYRVAGNEGPAILALKEAEAIAPGEDPAIQKQMAELYRRGGHIEQAITTLVALRDRQQLTDPELLSLARLQARQGSLEAAFKSLEPIQKERPDDPDAKVVEAEILLLKGDELLAARLMDRLITDNPGLMEARMLRVRYFLNSGFVAEAEQDLMSLAEEDAVRPEVILLRARILNRLERPAEADTVLTQLVAAEPTSVEALSMLAETKLLLGQNKEAQALVEKVLRLRSRYPRALYVRARALEAQGDKAGAVENYSYALSSDPRFAPALSRMWRIHRDAGRKMDAMTSLEQIHFIGEASIEEKVALAQMYAESKIHLERGRKLIDEALAREPGNPDYVSIKAALTDAMPKKKKSKGPIILRGGR, encoded by the coding sequence ATGGCCGCCGTGCACTCGCGGGCGGAGAGCTACGAGCAGAAGCTCGCCGACGGTCGCACCGCCCTGGCGGCCCACCAGCCCGAGCGGGCCTCTCGCTCCTTCCGCGAGGCGGCCAACCTTCGCTCCGAGGCGGTGGAGCCGCTGCTGCTGCTGGCCGAGGCCTACCGCGTCGCCGGGAACGAGGGGCCGGCCATTCTGGCCCTCAAGGAGGCCGAGGCGATTGCCCCAGGGGAGGATCCCGCCATTCAGAAGCAGATGGCGGAGCTCTACCGGCGCGGAGGCCACATCGAGCAGGCCATCACCACCCTTGTGGCGCTGCGCGACCGCCAGCAGCTCACGGACCCCGAGCTGCTCTCGCTGGCCCGGCTTCAAGCCCGCCAGGGGAGCCTGGAGGCGGCCTTCAAGTCGCTGGAGCCCATTCAAAAGGAGCGTCCAGACGATCCGGACGCCAAGGTGGTGGAGGCGGAGATCCTCCTGCTCAAGGGGGACGAGCTGTTGGCCGCCCGGCTGATGGACCGGCTCATCACGGACAACCCCGGGCTGATGGAAGCGCGGATGCTCCGCGTGCGCTACTTCCTCAACAGTGGCTTCGTGGCGGAGGCGGAGCAGGACCTCATGTCGCTCGCGGAAGAGGACGCGGTGCGGCCCGAGGTCATCCTGCTGCGCGCGCGCATCCTCAACCGGCTGGAGCGCCCCGCGGAGGCGGACACCGTCCTGACCCAGCTCGTCGCGGCGGAGCCCACCAGCGTGGAGGCGCTGTCGATGCTGGCCGAGACGAAGCTCCTGCTGGGGCAGAACAAGGAAGCCCAGGCGCTGGTGGAGAAGGTGTTGCGCCTCCGCTCCCGCTACCCGCGGGCGCTCTACGTGCGGGCGCGGGCGCTGGAGGCGCAAGGGGACAAGGCGGGCGCCGTGGAGAACTACAGCTATGCGCTGAGCTCGGATCCCCGGTTTGCCCCGGCGCTGTCGCGGATGTGGCGGATCCACCGGGATGCGGGCCGCAAGATGGATGCGATGACGTCCCTGGAGCAGATCCACTTCATCGGCGAAGCCTCGATCGAGGAGAAGGTGGCGCTCGCCCAGATGTACGCGGAGAGCAAGATCCACCTGGAGCGGGGACGCAAGCTCATCGACGAGGCGCTGGCGCGGGAGCCGGGCAACCCGGACTACGTCTCCATCAAGGCCGCGCTCACCGACGCGATGCCAAAGAAGAAGAAGTCCAAGGGGCCCATCATCCTGCGCGGCGGCCGGTGA
- a CDS encoding phosphoribosylanthranilate isomerase — translation MEPTVRVRVKVCCILSEEEARIAVRHGAAALGLVSRMPSGPGVISEERIAEIASKVPPPVGTFLLSSSTEVDALVAEHRRTRTNTLQLVDSLPPGHLQRLREALPGVRLVQVIHVTGPSSLDEALSVAPWVDALLLDSGNPTLAVKELGGTGRVHDWEVSRRIREQASLPVFLAGGLRPENVLEAVRQVGPYGLDICSGLRTDGRLDEDKVSRFFRALDTLAA, via the coding sequence GTGGAACCAACGGTCCGCGTCCGAGTGAAGGTGTGCTGCATCCTGTCCGAGGAAGAGGCGCGCATCGCCGTGCGCCACGGCGCGGCGGCGCTGGGGCTCGTGTCCCGGATGCCGAGCGGGCCCGGGGTCATCTCCGAGGAGCGCATCGCGGAGATTGCCTCGAAGGTTCCGCCGCCCGTGGGCACCTTCCTGCTCTCCTCCTCCACGGAGGTGGACGCACTGGTAGCGGAGCACCGGCGCACGCGGACGAACACCTTGCAGCTCGTGGACAGCCTTCCTCCTGGACATCTCCAAAGGCTGCGCGAGGCCCTGCCCGGCGTGCGGCTCGTTCAGGTCATCCACGTCACGGGCCCCTCCTCCCTCGATGAAGCGCTCTCGGTGGCGCCGTGGGTGGATGCGCTGCTGCTCGACAGTGGCAACCCCACCCTCGCGGTGAAGGAGCTGGGCGGCACGGGCCGGGTGCACGACTGGGAGGTCAGCCGGCGCATCCGCGAGCAGGCCTCCCTTCCCGTCTTCCTCGCGGGAGGCCTGCGCCCAGAGAACGTGCTGGAGGCGGTGCGCCAGGTCGGCCCTTATGGGCTGGACATCTGCTCCGGCCTGAGGACGGACGGGCGGCTCGACGAGGACAAGGTCTCCCGCTTCTTCCGCGCGCTGGACACGCTCGCGGCCTGA
- a CDS encoding DUF4388 domain-containing protein yields MAPVRKILIADPDLDAVRMLSRALRQKGYQVHYAPDGARALEICVLRHPDLALFDEGCKLLEARTFIQILRTNPRTEDIPVVLTTTNLDVDRLRGLRLAAHLKKPFNLDEVLSRIEHIFRRSEAAKDLKSDTQEIEGSLSQLGIPDLMQILGMNKRSGKLNLERGNERGEIVVADGRPANARLGRVEGEKALFRLLAWTEGTFTFAPGSSTARARITRGMDDALLEGMRQADEVNRLMPALPSRTTRLMIAPDADLPQDQHPVTAQVVDLLRQPRAMGEVLDLAPATDLEVLGVLTTLMQKGVARVAEEEGGEGSGPLLGPAEMHSLRSRVLRGKAPLKVVTAKVFVCGNGPAVARRLFARLPGLAAVSAEPSAVKSGFGTLGRLELSEVLHLDFCVLPPAEAARPLWRPFSAGAVGALLMDASEAAVRLASYLAWEIRVPVVVVGETVPEKLQGAPAGVLAQGDDLTEALRSLLIQALSPTPVLPGTEPEPRVSASFG; encoded by the coding sequence GTGGCCCCGGTCCGGAAGATCCTCATCGCAGACCCCGACCTCGACGCGGTCCGGATGCTCTCACGCGCCCTGCGCCAGAAGGGCTACCAGGTGCACTACGCGCCGGATGGCGCGCGCGCGCTGGAGATCTGCGTGCTGCGCCACCCGGACCTGGCGCTGTTCGACGAGGGGTGCAAGCTGCTGGAGGCGCGCACCTTCATTCAGATTCTGCGCACCAACCCGCGCACGGAGGACATCCCGGTGGTGCTCACCACCACCAACCTGGATGTGGACCGGCTGCGCGGTCTGCGGTTGGCGGCCCACCTCAAGAAGCCCTTCAACCTGGATGAAGTGCTCAGCCGCATCGAGCACATCTTCCGCCGCTCCGAGGCCGCCAAGGACCTCAAGAGCGACACGCAGGAAATCGAAGGCTCGCTGAGCCAGCTGGGCATTCCGGACCTGATGCAGATCCTCGGGATGAACAAGCGCAGCGGGAAGCTGAACCTGGAGCGCGGCAACGAGCGCGGCGAGATCGTCGTCGCCGATGGGCGGCCGGCGAACGCGCGGCTGGGGCGGGTCGAGGGGGAGAAGGCGCTGTTCCGGCTGCTGGCCTGGACCGAAGGCACGTTCACCTTCGCGCCGGGCTCGAGCACCGCGCGCGCGCGCATCACCCGCGGCATGGACGACGCGCTGCTGGAGGGGATGCGGCAAGCCGACGAGGTGAACCGGCTGATGCCCGCGCTGCCCTCGCGCACCACGCGGCTGATGATCGCCCCGGACGCGGACCTGCCACAGGATCAGCACCCGGTCACGGCCCAGGTGGTGGACCTGCTGCGCCAGCCGCGCGCCATGGGGGAAGTGCTGGACCTGGCGCCGGCCACGGACCTGGAAGTGCTGGGCGTGCTCACCACGCTGATGCAGAAGGGCGTGGCGCGGGTGGCCGAGGAAGAAGGGGGCGAGGGCAGTGGCCCGCTGCTCGGGCCCGCGGAGATGCACTCGCTGCGCAGCCGCGTGCTCCGGGGCAAGGCCCCCTTGAAGGTGGTGACGGCGAAGGTGTTCGTCTGCGGCAACGGTCCGGCCGTGGCCCGCCGGTTGTTCGCGCGCCTCCCCGGGCTGGCGGCGGTGTCGGCGGAGCCCTCGGCGGTCAAGAGCGGCTTCGGGACGCTGGGGCGCCTGGAGTTGAGCGAGGTGCTCCACCTGGACTTCTGCGTGCTGCCCCCCGCCGAGGCGGCGCGGCCCTTGTGGCGCCCCTTCAGTGCGGGGGCGGTGGGGGCGCTGTTGATGGATGCCTCGGAGGCGGCGGTCCGGCTGGCCAGCTATCTGGCGTGGGAGATCCGCGTCCCGGTGGTGGTGGTGGGCGAAACCGTGCCGGAGAAGCTCCAGGGGGCCCCCGCGGGGGTCCTCGCGCAGGGGGATGATCTGACGGAGGCCCTGCGCAGCCTGCTCATTCAGGCCCTGAGCCCGACGCCGGTGCTGCCAGGAACGGAGCCCGAGCCGCGCGTCTCCGCCTCCTTCGGGTGA
- a CDS encoding GGDEF domain-containing response regulator translates to MAAPILVVDDDLFFREFVTDLLSRRDYRVVAVEDGMRALEEVALTRFDLIITDVVMPGLDGFALTARLRELDPEQEVLLVSHRPDVKGSEMALRAGAADCLTKPIEEADLFLAVDRALQRVALRQERSQLRDENFEFARDHNLHRRCLEFLSYPDLEGLQERVIADLAAVCDAQSAALWVVDDRGDLVLRAYRGLLDRQFLVEKLRPEGPLAVRLREAAPWRVREERSPVLYVPLIAAGELMGLAQLSDPLGGEFQHEHVRQARVIGDFAAVGVKNGRRMLALQRLGLRDRDTAAYNLSYFTDYASKEIYKARRYGRTFSLLTFSIDNLPLVRARLGAAEAKKAVRGIIRALSRIIRDSDVIAKASDQEFYLLLPETDFFGALMFVRRATAAVRNEPDVQEVDVKLPLALVGGAGTFPKDGEDFDELVHRCRRRMDERRASLQRRLLLEGLPFWDEVELLLGSPTSPKLPTDERAEPSRRGKVADVLFDELQAEIARELMRDPGSRGLLYVGGPEIRSDLPIAAGLESAPPEMASRIYLLGRRVDMESHPALMPVFLEGDERVARHEFLFWLSEHASYALIQRRGKGATWGFHSSDTAVVDGLISKLQAEYDLQPY, encoded by the coding sequence GTGGCTGCCCCGATCCTCGTCGTCGATGACGATCTTTTCTTCCGCGAGTTCGTGACGGATCTGCTCTCGCGCCGGGACTACCGCGTCGTCGCGGTGGAGGACGGCATGCGGGCGCTGGAGGAGGTGGCCCTCACGCGGTTCGATCTCATCATCACGGATGTGGTGATGCCGGGGCTGGATGGCTTCGCGCTCACGGCGCGGCTGCGCGAGCTGGATCCGGAGCAGGAGGTGCTCCTCGTCAGCCACCGGCCGGACGTGAAGGGCTCGGAGATGGCGCTGCGCGCCGGGGCAGCCGACTGCCTCACCAAGCCCATCGAGGAGGCGGACCTGTTTCTGGCGGTGGATCGGGCCCTGCAACGGGTGGCCTTGCGCCAGGAGCGCAGCCAGTTGCGCGACGAGAACTTCGAGTTCGCCCGCGACCACAACCTGCACCGGCGCTGCCTGGAGTTCCTGTCGTACCCAGATTTGGAGGGGTTGCAGGAGCGCGTCATCGCGGACCTGGCCGCCGTGTGCGACGCCCAGAGCGCGGCCCTGTGGGTGGTGGATGACCGGGGAGACCTGGTCCTGCGCGCGTACCGCGGGCTGCTCGACCGGCAGTTCCTCGTGGAGAAGCTTCGCCCCGAAGGGCCCCTGGCCGTGCGCCTGCGCGAGGCGGCCCCGTGGCGCGTGCGCGAGGAGCGCTCGCCGGTGCTGTACGTGCCGCTCATTGCCGCGGGGGAGCTGATGGGGCTGGCGCAGCTGTCGGATCCGCTCGGCGGCGAGTTCCAGCATGAGCACGTGCGCCAGGCCCGGGTGATCGGCGATTTCGCGGCGGTGGGGGTGAAGAACGGCCGGCGGATGCTGGCGCTCCAGCGCTTGGGCCTGAGGGACCGGGACACCGCCGCCTACAACCTCAGCTACTTCACCGACTACGCCTCCAAGGAGATCTACAAGGCGCGGCGCTATGGGCGCACGTTCTCGCTGCTGACGTTCAGCATCGACAACCTGCCGCTGGTGCGGGCGCGGTTGGGCGCCGCGGAGGCCAAGAAGGCGGTGCGCGGCATCATCCGGGCGCTCTCGCGCATCATCCGGGACTCGGACGTCATCGCCAAGGCGAGCGACCAGGAGTTCTACCTGCTCCTGCCGGAGACGGACTTCTTCGGCGCGCTGATGTTCGTGCGCCGGGCGACCGCGGCGGTGCGCAACGAGCCGGACGTGCAGGAAGTCGACGTGAAGCTGCCGCTGGCGCTGGTGGGCGGCGCGGGCACCTTCCCCAAGGATGGGGAGGACTTCGACGAGCTGGTGCACCGTTGCCGGCGGCGCATGGACGAGCGGCGCGCCTCGCTCCAGCGGCGGCTCTTGCTGGAGGGGCTCCCCTTTTGGGACGAGGTGGAGTTGCTGCTGGGCAGCCCCACCAGCCCCAAGCTGCCCACGGACGAGCGCGCGGAGCCCTCGCGCCGGGGCAAGGTGGCCGATGTCCTCTTCGATGAGCTCCAGGCGGAGATCGCCCGGGAGCTCATGAGAGACCCCGGCTCGCGCGGCCTCTTGTACGTGGGAGGGCCGGAGATCCGCTCGGACCTGCCCATCGCTGCGGGGCTGGAGTCGGCCCCGCCGGAGATGGCCTCGCGCATCTACCTGCTGGGCCGCCGGGTGGACATGGAGTCGCACCCCGCGCTCATGCCGGTGTTTCTGGAAGGGGACGAGCGGGTGGCTCGGCACGAATTCCTCTTCTGGCTCTCCGAACACGCCTCCTACGCGCTCATCCAGCGGCGCGGGAAGGGGGCGACGTGGGGCTTTCATTCCTCGGACACCGCGGTGGTGGACGGGCTCATCTCCAAGTTGCAGGCGGAGTACGACCTGCAACCCTACTAG
- the dapF gene encoding diaminopimelate epimerase — MLERERIFKYHGLGNDFVVLDRRQTGVDIDAELSRWMCDRRRGIGADGVLSLLPSQQGLARMVVHNADGSIAEMCGNGLRCAVKYLVDHGGGRPERIQVETGAGVLACVPGYEAGGVAEVDISMGPARLVAPNLPSGVTGQPFVEAPIPEHLGLRGTAVSMGNPHLVLLGHPLYEAERLGPVLEHHPSFPDRTNVEFVRVDPDGLTVVVWERGCGLTQACGTGACAAAAAAVLARRLPADTWLRVTLPGGDLQIRVPSDLSEIRLRGPVAAVFEGVVTIPAAR, encoded by the coding sequence GTGTTGGAACGCGAACGCATCTTCAAGTACCACGGGCTCGGCAATGACTTCGTCGTGCTCGATCGGCGCCAGACCGGCGTGGACATCGACGCGGAGCTGTCCCGGTGGATGTGCGACCGGCGGCGGGGCATCGGCGCGGATGGCGTCCTCAGCCTCCTGCCCTCCCAGCAGGGCCTGGCGCGCATGGTCGTGCACAACGCCGATGGCAGCATCGCGGAGATGTGCGGCAATGGTCTGCGCTGTGCGGTGAAGTACTTGGTGGACCACGGCGGGGGCCGCCCCGAGCGCATCCAGGTCGAAACGGGGGCCGGTGTCCTCGCCTGTGTGCCGGGCTACGAGGCGGGAGGCGTGGCGGAGGTGGACATCTCCATGGGGCCTGCTCGCCTGGTGGCCCCGAACCTTCCCTCGGGGGTCACGGGCCAGCCCTTCGTGGAGGCGCCGATTCCGGAGCACCTCGGCTTGCGCGGCACGGCGGTGAGCATGGGCAACCCCCACCTCGTCCTGCTGGGACATCCTTTATATGAGGCGGAGCGCCTCGGCCCCGTTCTGGAGCACCACCCCTCCTTTCCGGACCGGACCAACGTGGAGTTCGTCCGCGTGGACCCGGATGGCCTCACCGTCGTGGTGTGGGAGCGGGGCTGTGGGTTGACCCAGGCCTGCGGCACGGGGGCTTGTGCCGCCGCGGCGGCGGCCGTGCTGGCCCGCCGCCTCCCCGCGGACACCTGGCTGCGCGTCACCCTCCCGGGCGGCGACCTTCAGATCCGCGTTCCCTCGGATTTATCCGAAATTCGCCTCCGGGGACCGGTGGCCGCCGTCTTCGAAGGCGTTGTGACAATTCCAGCAGCCCGGTAA
- a CDS encoding ribonucleoside-diphosphate reductase subunit alpha, translating into MMRVRKRNGSSEPVDLNKIVRAVGRCCAGLTRVDALRVSTKTISGLYDGATTRELDSLSIQTAAALIVEEPEYARLSARLLDTFIQKEVSNQEIHSFSQSVAAGHKHGLIADRLLQFVQANARKLNAAVDASRNDLFEYFGLRTVYDRYLLKNPQTREVIETPQDFFLRVACALTDTAKDAIELYRLFSSLEYLPSSPTLFNAGTRHEQLSSCFLLDSPSDELESIYRKYTDIAMLSKFSGGIGVAYHRVRARGSLIRSTNGHSNGIVPWLKTLDASVAAVNQGGKRKGACCVYLETWHADIEDFLELRDNTGDEARRTHNLNLANWVSDLFMRRVEADQEWSLFDPKTVPHLTDLYGEAFERAYAAAEAQGLAARKVKARDLYARMMKTLAQTGNGWMTFKDISNRKSNQTGKDGNVIHLSNLCTEILEVTNASETAVCNLGSLNLGRMLSDGKFDFERLRVNVQLAIRQLDRVIDLNYYPIPTAAASNSRWRPVGLGLMGLQDVFFQLRMPFDAPEARALSKKISEEIYFSALTTSCDLAEQHGPHQAFSETRAAHGELQFDAWGVVPEDTARWAALRERIQKFGLRNSLMIAIAPTATIASIAGCYECIEPQVSNLFKRETLSGDFLQVNKYLVRELQALGLWNDAMRSKLKMSEGSVQDLTELPAELKAIYRTAWEVPMRSLIDMAADRGAFIDQSQSLNLFVEAPNIGKMSSMYFYAWQKGLKTTYYMRSRPATRITKTTVDTSHGQNASVAPNMPVASAAPAAPAPTVTAEPKYTEAEALACSLENPEMCEACQ; encoded by the coding sequence ATGATGCGGGTGCGCAAGCGCAACGGCTCTTCGGAGCCGGTGGACCTCAACAAGATTGTGCGGGCGGTGGGGCGCTGCTGTGCGGGGTTGACGCGGGTGGACGCGCTGCGGGTGTCCACGAAGACCATCAGCGGCCTGTACGACGGGGCCACCACGCGCGAGCTGGACAGCCTCTCCATCCAGACGGCCGCGGCGCTCATCGTCGAGGAGCCCGAGTACGCGCGCCTGTCGGCCCGGCTGCTGGACACCTTCATCCAGAAGGAGGTCAGCAACCAGGAGATCCACTCCTTCTCGCAGTCGGTGGCCGCCGGGCACAAGCACGGGCTCATCGCGGACCGGCTGTTGCAGTTCGTCCAGGCCAACGCGCGCAAGCTGAACGCGGCCGTGGATGCGTCGCGCAATGACCTGTTCGAGTACTTCGGCCTGCGGACCGTGTACGACCGCTACCTCTTGAAGAACCCGCAGACGCGCGAGGTCATCGAGACGCCGCAGGACTTCTTCCTGCGCGTGGCGTGCGCGCTGACGGACACGGCCAAGGACGCCATCGAGCTGTACCGGCTGTTCAGCTCGCTGGAGTACCTGCCCAGCTCCCCCACGCTGTTCAACGCGGGCACGCGGCACGAGCAGCTCTCGAGCTGCTTCCTGTTGGACTCACCCTCGGACGAGCTGGAGTCCATCTACCGGAAGTACACGGACATCGCGATGCTGTCGAAGTTCTCCGGCGGCATCGGCGTGGCGTACCACCGGGTGCGGGCGCGAGGCTCGCTCATCCGGTCCACCAACGGGCACTCGAACGGCATCGTCCCCTGGCTGAAGACGCTGGATGCCTCGGTGGCGGCGGTGAACCAGGGCGGCAAGCGCAAGGGCGCGTGCTGCGTGTACCTGGAGACGTGGCACGCGGACATCGAGGACTTCCTCGAGCTGCGGGACAACACCGGCGACGAGGCGCGGCGCACGCACAACCTGAACCTGGCCAACTGGGTGTCGGACCTCTTCATGCGGCGGGTGGAGGCAGACCAGGAGTGGTCGCTGTTCGACCCGAAAACAGTCCCCCACCTGACGGACCTGTACGGCGAGGCGTTCGAGCGGGCCTATGCCGCGGCGGAGGCCCAGGGGCTGGCGGCGCGCAAGGTGAAGGCCCGGGACCTGTATGCGCGGATGATGAAGACGCTGGCGCAGACGGGCAACGGCTGGATGACCTTCAAGGACATCAGCAACCGCAAGAGCAACCAGACGGGCAAGGACGGCAACGTCATCCACCTGTCCAACCTGTGCACCGAGATCCTCGAGGTGACGAACGCCTCGGAGACGGCGGTGTGCAACCTGGGCTCGCTGAACCTGGGCCGCATGCTGTCGGACGGGAAGTTCGACTTCGAGCGGCTGCGGGTGAACGTGCAGCTGGCCATCCGGCAGCTCGACCGGGTGATCGACCTCAACTACTACCCCATCCCGACGGCGGCGGCCTCGAACAGCCGCTGGCGGCCGGTGGGGCTGGGGCTGATGGGGCTCCAGGACGTGTTCTTCCAGCTGCGCATGCCCTTTGACGCGCCCGAAGCCCGGGCGCTCTCGAAGAAGATCTCCGAGGAGATCTACTTCTCGGCCCTGACCACCTCGTGCGACCTGGCCGAGCAGCACGGCCCCCACCAAGCGTTCTCGGAGACGCGTGCGGCGCACGGCGAGTTGCAGTTCGACGCCTGGGGCGTGGTGCCCGAGGACACGGCGCGCTGGGCGGCGCTGCGCGAGCGCATCCAGAAGTTTGGGCTGCGCAACTCGCTGATGATCGCCATCGCGCCCACGGCGACCATCGCCTCCATCGCCGGCTGCTACGAGTGCATCGAGCCGCAGGTGTCCAACCTGTTCAAGCGCGAGACGCTCTCGGGGGACTTCCTCCAGGTGAACAAGTACCTGGTGCGGGAGCTCCAAGCGCTCGGGCTGTGGAACGACGCGATGCGCTCGAAGCTGAAGATGTCGGAGGGCAGCGTGCAGGACCTGACGGAGCTGCCCGCGGAGCTGAAGGCCATCTACCGGACGGCGTGGGAGGTGCCCATGCGCTCGCTCATCGACATGGCGGCCGACCGCGGGGCCTTCATCGACCAGAGCCAGTCGCTGAACCTCTTCGTCGAGGCGCCGAACATCGGGAAGATGTCCTCGATGTACTTCTACGCGTGGCAGAAGGGGCTGAAGACGACGTACTACATGCGCTCCCGCCCCGCGACGCGCATCACCAAGACCACGGTGGACACCTCCCACGGTCAGAACGCCTCCGTGGCGCCGAACATGCCGGTGGCCAGCGCGGCCCCGGCGGCCCCCGCGCCCACGGTGACGGCCGAGCCCAAGTACACCGAGGCCGAAGCGTTGGCGTGCTCTCTGGAGAACCCGGAGATGTGCGAGGCGTGCCAGTAG
- a CDS encoding ribonucleotide-diphosphate reductase subunit beta, with amino-acid sequence MLLNAGMNLTLRPMAYPVFFEMYRNAIKNTWTVEEVDFSTDLVDLRSKMTDAERHLIHRLVAFFATGDSIVGNNLVLNLYKHLNAPEARMYLSRQLYEEALHVQFYLTLLDTYVPDPADRAKAFAAIDNIPSIQRKARFCLKWMDSIHDLAQLKTREDRRRFLLNLICFAGCIEGLFFFAAFAYVYFLRSKGLLHGLAAGTNWVFRDESTHMAFAFEAIRVARQEEPDLFDARMQADVVAMMREAVECETLFAQDLLSGGVAGLSVQEMRQYLEYVADQRLTMLGLAPVFRVKNSLPFMDLQDVQELTNFFERRVSAYQVAVGVGAANDVVLDAAF; translated from the coding sequence ATGCTGCTGAATGCTGGAATGAACCTGACGCTGCGCCCGATGGCGTACCCGGTCTTCTTCGAGATGTACCGCAACGCCATCAAGAACACCTGGACGGTGGAGGAGGTGGACTTCTCCACGGACCTGGTGGACCTGCGCAGCAAGATGACGGACGCGGAGCGCCACCTGATTCACCGGCTGGTGGCGTTCTTCGCCACGGGCGACTCGATCGTGGGCAACAACCTGGTGCTCAACCTCTACAAGCACCTGAACGCCCCCGAGGCGCGGATGTACCTGTCGCGCCAGCTCTACGAGGAGGCCCTGCACGTCCAGTTCTACCTGACGCTGCTGGACACGTACGTACCGGACCCGGCGGACCGGGCCAAGGCGTTCGCGGCCATCGACAACATCCCCTCCATCCAGCGCAAGGCGCGCTTCTGCCTGAAGTGGATGGACTCCATTCACGATCTGGCGCAGCTGAAGACGCGCGAGGACCGGCGGCGGTTCCTGCTGAACCTCATCTGCTTCGCCGGCTGCATCGAGGGGCTCTTCTTCTTCGCGGCGTTCGCGTACGTGTACTTCCTGCGCAGCAAGGGGCTCTTGCACGGGCTCGCGGCGGGCACCAACTGGGTCTTCCGGGACGAGAGCACGCACATGGCGTTCGCGTTCGAGGCCATCCGGGTGGCGCGGCAGGAGGAGCCGGACCTGTTCGATGCCCGGATGCAGGCGGACGTGGTGGCGATGATGCGCGAGGCGGTGGAGTGCGAGACGCTGTTCGCGCAGGACCTGCTGAGCGGCGGCGTGGCGGGGCTGTCGGTGCAGGAGATGCGGCAGTACCTGGAGTACGTGGCGGATCAGCGCCTGACGATGCTGGGCCTGGCGCCCGTGTTCCGGGTGAAGAACTCCCTGCCCTTCATGGACCTGCAGGACGTGCAGGAGCTCACGAACTTCTTCGAGCGCCGCGTGAGCGCCTACCAGGTGGCCGTGGGGGTGGGCGCGGCGAACGACGTGGTGCTCGACGCCGCGTTCTGA